The Urbifossiella limnaea nucleotide sequence GACTGGCCGGCGAAGGAGTTGGTGGACCGCGTCGAGCGCGAGCTGCAACGCTGAGGCGGCGCAACGAGGATGGCCACAAAAAGGCACGAAAAGACACAAAAAGGAAGGCTAAACCAAGCCTGAGTTCAGGGTTTGGTCGGCCTTCCTTTTGTGTCTTTTCGTGCCTTTTTGTGGCCATCATTCCGTGTCTTCGTCCTCGCCCGGCGGCTTCGGCGGCGGCAGGTCTTCCGGCATCCCGCCGGCGAACGCCTGCCTGGCGTGCTTGTCGCGGATCGCCTGGTCGGCGCTCGGCCCGCCGCGGCGCCGCCGGTCGCCGTCCGGGTGGACGAACGGCTTGCCGGGCACGGGACCCTTCTTCGCCGCCTTCCGCTTCTGCTTGTCCGACGCCATGACGCGCCCCTTCGGGGGAAATGACCAAGGACCAATGACCCACCAATGACCAAGGAAGACGGCCGGGGGTTCGCGGCTCGGGTCTTTCCCTTGGTCCTTGGTCCTTGGTCATTCCTGACAGAATCGCACCCGGAACGCGGTGACGACCTCCCGCAGCGGGTCGTCGAGTCGCGCCAGCGTCGGTTGCGCGATGGCCGCCGGGACGCCGCCGTAGAACGCCTCCGCCACCGCGCCGGCGACCGCCGCCATCGTGTCCGCGTCGCCGCCGAACGACACCGCCAGCCGCACCGCGTCCTCGAAGCCGGTCGAGTCCAGGAACGCGATCAACGACTGCGGCACGGAGCCGGCGCACGACACGTCGAACTTGTACGCCGGCCGCAGCCCCGCGACGGTGCCGGACAGGTCGTAGCCGAACAGGCTCTGCACGTCGGCGCGGATGCGGTCCTTCGACTTGCCGGTGCGCGCCAGGAACACCGCGGCCGCGACCGCCTGCGCGCCGCGGACGCCGTCCGGGTGGTTGTGCGTCACCGCCGCCGAGCGCTCGGCCTCGTTCAGCACGTCGGAGAGGGTGTCGAACGCCCAGCCGACGGGGGCGACGCGCATGGCCGAGCCGTTGGCCCAGCTGCCGTAGGGCGCGCGCTGGCGCTCCTGCGCCCACTTCACGAACGTGCCGCCGTACCCGGCCGCGGGGTAGCGGTGGTAGTAATCCTGGAACGCGCTGGTGTAGTCGCCGCCGTGCAGGAGCACGTCGGCGACGGCGACCGAGAGCACGGTGTCGTCGGTGAACCGGGCCTTCGGCGGGAACAGGTCGAAGTGCGTGGTCTTGGTGCCGGCCTTCTCGTGGACCGAGCCGATCACGTCGCCGGCGATGCCGCCGAGCATGGTTCGCCCCCGCGTGGTGTGGGGGAAGCATACCCGCCGGCCGCGGGGGCGTGCAGTGTCGGTAGGGATGAAGGTCCACCCGCCGCGGCTGGTGGGCTTCGCCCCTTACGCCGTCCCCAACTCGGCCAGGATGGTGGCGGCCTTGTTGGCGTCGGCGACGGTGTCGAAGGTGGCGTAGCCGATGAACTTGCCGCTGATGACCGACAGCACCAGCCCGTGCAGGTTGATGCCGGCCAGCTCCCAGGCCAGCGTCAGCCGGCCGCTCAGGCCGGCCTTGTCGTCGCCCTCCACCCGCATGACGATCGGCTCCGGCACCTCGTGGAGCCCGGCCTTCTTCGCCGCGGCGAGCTGTCCCTGCCCCTGGATCGGGGCAACGTACAGGTCGCCCATCCCCGCCTTGGTCGCCGACCGCTGGCTGTACACGTATTCGAGGTGCGCGCCGCTCTCGGCCAGGGTCTTGAGCTTGCCCGAGATCCCGCCCGGCTTGTCGTCCACTTCCCCGTGGAAGATGTGGACCCGCTGCATCTTAAAGCTCATCGGAGGCACTCCTCGGGGGGACCGGACGCGGCCCCATCACGGGATGATACCCCTGGCGGCGGGGGTTGGAAACGGGTACGTTTTCGGAATCAGGGGGACGCGGCCGGCGCCGCGTGAAGGGGCGAAGGGGTGAAGGGGTGAAGGGGTGACGAAAACCACCTGTTCGTCACCCCTTCACCCCTTCACCCCTTCACCCCTTCGCCCCTTCACGCGGCACAAGAAAGCGGCACGATGATACTTCGCCTTCTACCCTCCACGGGCCTCGCCGCCGTCGCCCTCGTGCTGGCGTTCGTCCCCGCCCCGGGCCGCGCCGTGCAGCCGCCCCCGCGCGAGGCGCCGCCCGCCGAGCCGCCGCCGACGG carries:
- a CDS encoding ADP-ribosylglycohydrolase family protein, coding for MLGGIAGDVIGSVHEKAGTKTTHFDLFPPKARFTDDTVLSVAVADVLLHGGDYTSAFQDYYHRYPAAGYGGTFVKWAQERQRAPYGSWANGSAMRVAPVGWAFDTLSDVLNEAERSAAVTHNHPDGVRGAQAVAAAVFLARTGKSKDRIRADVQSLFGYDLSGTVAGLRPAYKFDVSCAGSVPQSLIAFLDSTGFEDAVRLAVSFGGDADTMAAVAGAVAEAFYGGVPAAIAQPTLARLDDPLREVVTAFRVRFCQE
- a CDS encoding ACT domain-containing protein, whose amino-acid sequence is MSFKMQRVHIFHGEVDDKPGGISGKLKTLAESGAHLEYVYSQRSATKAGMGDLYVAPIQGQGQLAAAKKAGLHEVPEPIVMRVEGDDKAGLSGRLTLAWELAGINLHGLVLSVISGKFIGYATFDTVADANKAATILAELGTA